In a single window of the Coffea eugenioides isolate CCC68of chromosome 3, Ceug_1.0, whole genome shotgun sequence genome:
- the LOC113766761 gene encoding uncharacterized protein LOC113766761 — MEGALEGWQGGAVAARTGGQHLEEQQVLAVPSLGAGHQSLAKRQLCFLQEGELESMGATLTGKKNVVHGEQNGVGVELPTIVGNLSPRLVGRQEQPLEALVVELNHISLVVQHPFLPSLVTMSFVHAKCSREERRDLWLNLLADKPSSAPWCIGGDFNTILAPHEKRGGRPFGVAEGVELMSFMEEAGVFDVGFSGASFTWCNNRRGSARVSKRLDRLLINRECLNLFASISVVHLARYPCDHAPLKISFTSLLDDKPRPFCFLNVWTSKPQLLEVIRSAWDQEVSGSPLWVLCSKLLAARRAIQHWNKHCFGNVFDAVREAEATIQRTEEAMDQEGSEKAQVELNKAQAELRHALSIEEQFWSQKTRVKWLRSGDRNSRFFHAVVRQRRAQGMIHRTKAANGVWVESDEDITSEVIAYFSDLFSGTSRSSSDMLHLIPLVVSGEDNRLLEVVPTIEEEVIAQDVHAVVLSFFCGTELPRFVTSTSLVLIPKVSNPQDFSQFRPISPCNFFNKLLSRILTNQLAGILPKLISLQQTGFVKGRNITENYLLAGEVVSGIGKKVRGGNVVLNLDMSKAYDRVSWLHIIGVLRKFKFGEQFINLRALPGGPAIASIVYYRAEVLSRGLNNLALQSGFLGFRVPYGCPPVTHLAFMDDVLIFANGSASFLKDIMCKSSYIGDVCQAILQRILSWKSKLLSSGGKIVLIKHVLSAIPVHLLSATVLPRSVFGILEKACSNFLWGSSPNGTKLHWIWWSQLCYPVEEGGVGFRRLEDVYTAFSCRLWWSFRIGTSVGAAFLRAKYCRGTDPCQAQLTLTALPVWRRMVNVSRQVEISMLWLVNDGSCHFWYDNWLGSGALFLRATVILHLSFHSSIKNGIWDVSPLSHLLPSEIVSSILHHPVPAGGSADEVIWMPTQSRKFTLASAFRDVWQARNTSVALSKVWHPRIPLKVSFFMLRLLMGRVPLPDMLRHLGFHLPSKCPCCPGASEESLEHVFSRDLITLDVWNYFGGWCGVRSSGSSL, encoded by the exons ATGGAGGGAGCTTTGGAAGGGTGGCAAGGTGGGGCGGTTGCAGCAAGGACAGGTGGGCAGCACCTAGAGGAGCAACAGGTCCTCGCGGTACCCTCTTTAGGTGCTGGGCATCAGTCCCTAGCCAAGAGGCAGCTTTGTTTTCTCCAGGAGGGGGAGCTGGAGAGCATGGGTGCCACACTGACTGGGAAGAAGAATGTGGTGCATGGGGAACAGAATGGCGTTGGGGTTGAGCTGCCTACCATCGTAGGAAATCTATCACCAAGGTTGGTAGGCCGCCAGGAGCAGCCGCTGGAGGCGTTGGTTGTGGAGTtgaat CACATCTCTTTGGTTGTTCAACATCCGTTTTTGCCTAGCTTGGTCACTATGTCTTTTGTTCACGCAAAATGCTCTAGGGAAGAGCGAAGGGACTTATGGCTAAACCTATTAGCTGATAAACCTAGCTCAGCTCCTTGGTGCATTGGGGGAGACTTTAATACCATTTTGGCACCCCATGAGAAACGGGGGGGTCGGCCATTTGGTGTAGCTGAAGGGGTGGAGCTTATGTCCTTCATGGAAGAGGCTGGAGTTTTTGACGTGGGCTTTTCGGGAGCTAGTTTTACGTGGTGTAATAATAGGAGAGGCAGTGCTAGAGTCTCGAAGCGGTTGGACAGATTATTAATTAATAGGGAATGCTTGAACTTGTTCGCCTCGATTTCTGTAGTGCATTTGGCGAGATACCCTTGCGACCACGCGCCACTGAAGATTTCGTTTACCTCTCTCTTAGATGATAAACCACGTCCATTCTGTTTCTTGAATGTCTGGACGTCCAAACCACAACTCTTGGAGGTGATTCGCAGTGCTTGGGATCAAGAAGTGAGTGGCTCTCCATTGTGGGTCTTGTGCTCTAAATTGTTGGCAGCCAGGAGGGCTATTCAGCACTGGAATAAGCATTGTTTTGGTAATGTGTTCGATGCTGTTAGGGAGGCGGAGGCAACAATTCAAAGGACAGAGGAGGCCATGGATCAAGAGGGGTCGGAGAAGGCACAGGTCGAACTCAACAAGGCTCAAGCGGAGTTACGTCATGCGTTGTCCATTGAAGAGCAGTTCTGGAGTCAAAAGACTCGAGTTAAATGGCTTCGCAGTGGAGATCGTAATTCCAGATTCTTCCATGCAGTGGTACGGCAGCGACGGGCTCAAGGTATGATTCATAGAACAAAGGCGGCCAATGGAGTGTGGGTGGAGTCGGATGAGGATATAACGAGTGAGGTAATAGCATACTTTTCTGATCTCTTCTCGGGCACGTCGAGGTCCTCCTCGGATATGTTGCATCTTATCCCACTTGTGGTCTCGGGGGAGGACAACAGGCTCTTAGAGGTGGTGCCTACTATAGAGGAG GAGGTTATTGCTCAAGACGTCCATGCTGTGGTACTAAGCTTCTTTTGTGGGACGGAACTGCCTCGTTTCGTCACTTCTACCTCGCTTGTGTTAATTCCTAAGGTATCGAATCCTCAGGATTTCTCTCAGTTTAGACCGATTAGCCCGTGCAATTTTTTCAACAAGTTGTTATCTAGAATTTTGACTAATCAATTGGCTGGCATCTTGCCAAAGCTTATCTCCCTCCAACAGACAGGTTTTGTTAAGGGCCGCAATATAACAGAGAATTATTTGCTTGCTGGGGAAGTGGTATCGGGTATTGGTAAGAAAGTTAGGGGTGGAAACGTCGTTCTGAACCTGGACATGTCTAAAGCTTATGACAGGGTGTCATGGTTGCATATCATTGGAGTCCTACGAAAGTTTAAGTTTGGGGAGCAGTTTATAAATCTG AGGGCTCTGCCAGGGGGACCCGCTATCGCTAGCATTGTTTATTATAGGGCTGAGGTTCTGTCGAGAGGTTTAAACAACCTTGCGCTGCAGTCGGGTTTCTTGGGGTTCCGAGTTCCGTATGGGTGCCCTCCGGTAACTCATTTGGCATTCATGGATGATGTTCTTATATTTGCGAATGGGTCCGCCTCCTTCTTAAAGGACATCAT GTGTAAGTCGTCATACATTGGGGACGTGTGTCAGGCAATCCTACAGAGGATTTTGTCGTGGAAATCAAAGCTATTGTCTTCAGGAGGTAAGATAGTTCTAATCAAGCATGTGTTGTCCGCGATACCAGTCCACTTACTATCGGCTACTGTGCTTCCTCGCTCGGTGTTCGGTATTCTAGAGAAGGCATGCTCGAATTTCTTATGGGGTTCATCACCTAACGGAACAAAGCTTCATTGGATCTGGTGGTCTCAGTTGTGTTACCCGGTTGAGGAGGGCGGGGTGGGGTTTCGGCGGCTTGAAGACGTCTATACAGCTTTCTCTTGTAGGTTATGGTGGAGCTTTCGAATAGGGACGTCAGTAGGGGCTGCGTTCTTGCGAGCAAAATATTGCAGAGGGACTGACCCCTGTCAAGCACAATTGACGCTGACTGCTTTGCCGGTTTGGCGACGGATGGTGAACGTGAGCCGACAAGTCGAGATCTCTATGTTATGGCTAGTAAATGATGGGTCGTGCCatttttggtatgataattggtTGGGCAGTGGTGCTTTGTTTCTTCGTGCAACAGTCATCCTGCATCTTTCGTTCCATAGCAGTATCAAAAATGGGATTTGGGATGTGAGTCCGTTATCTCACCTTTTGCCTAGCGAAATTGTGTCTTCTATACTTCACCACCCGGTTCCAGCTGGAGGAAGTGCAGATGAGGTAATTTGGATGCCCACACAGTCTAGAAAATTCACCTTGGCGTCAGCTTTTCGTGACGTTTGGCAGGCTCGTAACACATCTGTGGCTCTCTCTAAAGTTTGGCACCCTCGAATCCCGTTGAAAGTGTCTTTCTTTATGTTGCGGTTGCTGATGGGGAGGGTGCCACTGCCGGATATGCTACGCCACCTAGGGTTTCACTTGCCATCGAAATGTCCTTGCTGCCCAGGTGCATCTGAGGAATCTCTCGAGCACGTTTTTTCCAGGGATCTCATAACGTTGGACGTCTGGAATTATTTTGGTGGTTGGTGTGGTGTTAGGAGCTCTGGTTCCTCCTTGTGA